Within the Leptotrichia sp. oral taxon 498 genome, the region CTTGCGATGATTCCAGGAACTTCTCGTTCTGCTGCAACAATAATTGGAGGAGTTTTGCTTGGATTAAACAGAGTCCTTGCCACAGAATTTTCTTTTTTCTTGGCAATTCCAACAATGCTTGGAGCCACTTTGCTAAAGATAGTTAAAATTGGAAATGTTCTTACAATGGAAGAATGGTTTTTAATTGGACTTGGATTTGTTTTATCATTTATTTTTGCTTACGCTGTCATAAAAGTATTTATGGATTACATCAAAAAACACGATTTTAAAGTGTTTGGATATTACCGAATTATTTTGGGAATTATTATGCTTCTATTATTTTTCACAGGAGTGATTAAATAAAAAATGATAGTTTCAAATATTAAAGTAAACGAAAATAAATTGGAAGAATTTGTGAGAGTTCTTTTATCCGAAGAATACGATATTTTAAAAGCAAATTCCGAGAAAAATATTTATTTTGAAATTTGCGAAAATTTTGAAAAAATTAATGTTGTGGCTATTTTGACAAAAGAAAAAAATTTTAATAATTATAAAAATAATAAAAATTCTGAAATAAAAATTGAAATTTGTGAAAATTTTAAAATTAAAAATATTAAAGAAAAAAGCGTATTAAAAAAAATTACTTTTTCTTACGAAAAAATTTGTGACAAATATTTTGATCAAGCAGAAGTTATGTTAAAAACTTCTATTTTTAAAATTTTTGAAAAAGAAAAAGATTTCAAATGGGGAACTTTAATTGGCGTAAGACCTACAAAGATTGTCGGAAGATTTTTGAAAATGGGACTTTCTTATGAAAAAATTTTAGAAATTTTGAGAGATATTTATTTAGTCAGCGACGAAAAAAGAAATTTACTAATAAATATTGTAAAAAAACAGCAGAAATATCTCGACAAAGATACAATCGGAATTTATATTGGAATTGCCTTTTGTCCGACAAAATGCACTTACTGCTCATTTCCAGCGTATCTTTTAAATGGAAAATATGCCGCTAGATATGACGAATATATTGAAGACATTTACAAGGAAACTAAAGAGATTGGAAAACTTTCACAAGAACTAAATTTAAAAATAAATACAATTTACATCGGTGGCGGAACCCCTTCGATTTTATCAGCTGAAGAAATAAAAAAATTGCTTGATATGATAAAAGAGAATTATGATTTGAGCCATCTAAAAGAATTTACATTTGAAGCTGGAAGAATTGACACATTAAATCAAAAAAAATTGCAAGTTTTAAAGCAAGGCGGCGTGGATAAAATCAGCATAAATCCACAGTCATTTAATGAAAAGACGCTAAAACTCGTGAATCGTTATCACGACAGAAAACAGTTTGACAAAGTCTATAAATTAGCTAAAGAAATGGGACTTTCAATCAATATGGACTTAATTTTAGGACTTCCAAAAGAAACAACTCAAGATATTTTGTATA harbors:
- a CDS encoding coproporphyrinogen III oxidase; protein product: MIVSNIKVNENKLEEFVRVLLSEEYDILKANSEKNIYFEICENFEKINVVAILTKEKNFNNYKNNKNSEIKIEICENFKIKNIKEKSVLKKITFSYEKICDKYFDQAEVMLKTSIFKIFEKEKDFKWGTLIGVRPTKIVGRFLKMGLSYEKILEILRDIYLVSDEKRNLLINIVKKQQKYLDKDTIGIYIGIAFCPTKCTYCSFPAYLLNGKYAARYDEYIEDIYKETKEIGKLSQELNLKINTIYIGGGTPSILSAEEIKKLLDMIKENYDLSHLKEFTFEAGRIDTLNQKKLQVLKQGGVDKISINPQSFNEKTLKLVNRYHDRKQFDKVYKLAKEMGLSINMDLILGLPKETTQDILYTLDEVAKYDVENLTIHNLAIKNASKLNKENYEHRDTLDYKTIFEKISKITENKGLFPYYMYRQKNSFQWGENLGYSLKNYESIYNIEMIEENKTIIGIGAGAITKLIWTDENTKKDNIKRLVNPKDPLVWMNELEIRLEIKKEKIREISKKL